A region of the Trueperaceae bacterium genome:
ATAGCAAAGGCCATAGCCATACGATGATCACCATAGGTATCGATGGTGATACATCTCGGACTAGTTCGAAGAGGATGTACGACGATCGAATCAGTACCCTCCTCTACACGGACACCTAATCGCCTTAGTTCGGTGGACAAAGCTGTCAAGCGGTCAGTTTCTTTAATCCTCATATTAGCCACGTTAGTTATGGTGACAGGGGAATCCGCAAACATGCCTAATACCGCTACCGTTTGAGCTTGATCGGGCATATCATTTAAGTCAAAATCTCCTCCCCTAAGTTGACCATTACGGGGACCAATGACTTCGCAACTATGATCGCGCCAAATTACTTGACAACCCATCTCATCCAGAATCTCAGTAATCCTACGGTCACCCTGCAAGGAAGAGTTGCCCAAGTTTCTGATTTCTACCCTTCCCCCTGAAGCAGCAGCAGCAGCCCAAAAATACCCTGCGGACATAGCATCACCTTCAATCCGATGAAACTGAGGCTGATAAGCCGATGGGAGAACATAAAAGGAATTGTGGCCTTCTCGATCTACCATTACGCCAAAATCCGCCATTAGCGCCAACGTCATGTCTATAAATGGCTTCGACTGGAGTTCTCCAGTTACTTCAATTGCAACAGGCGCATCAGCCAAGGGAGCCACCATGAGAAGGGCTGACAAGTACTGGGATGACCGATCTCCAGCAATATGAGTCTTACCTCCCTTAATACCATCAGCTCTCACTATCACGGGTGGGGATCCTGTTTGGAACTGTGCTTCCGACTTGACCCCAAGACCTGCTAAAGCGTCCAACAAATCCTGGATAGGCCGTTCTCGCATACGCTGATTACCATCAAGTCGGAAAGATCCTTGACCAAGAGCAACAAGGGCGGTAAGAAATCTTATCGAAGTACCGGAAAGGCGAAGGTCAAGATCAGCTTCCTTAACGGGAATTCGGCCTCCGCAGCCCTCAACCATGAACTGGTCGTCCTCAACTTCAACTGAGATCCCAAGAGTTCGGAGGGCTTCAACCATAACCTGGCTATCCTCAGCAATTAAAGCCTTTTCAAGAACGCTCTCTCCATCCGCTAATGCAGCCAATACAAGAGCACGGTTTGTCAAACTTTTGGATCCCGGCACCTCAAAAGACATGTCAACCCGACCCATTGGGGCTAAACTCATCGTCTTAGGATAGGTCAACATATCACTCCGGAGAATATCACTTTAAGACTATTTATTTAACACAACATGATCGTTAGGGTTACCTCAGCCTTAAGAATATTTATTTCAAGTCTTAGGAGCCAGCTTAGAACGTGTAAGCTCAAGATATGAATTGCGTTATGCAACTTCCAATAAATCACATCTCACAATAATTCAATTTTTTTGTCCCCAAACCTGATTCAATTGCATTACACGGATAATTTCCCTAATGTACGAAGGGGCTCCCTTTGTTGCCCTCAAGGTATACTGGTATCAAAGGGGCGCTTACCTCCGGTAAATCCCATTGAACAAATGTTTGGCGCTCAATTTAGAAATCAGATCGGTTACAGCTAAGGCAAAAACCGATACTACCCAAAAGCCAACTAACCTGCTAAACTGGTCAGGTTTGTTCAGTTTTTTGTCTGCTCACCCTCGTGGTTTCGGTAAGGAGTACCATGAAAAAAGATATTCACCCTAAACTAGTTCCTTGCAAGATATATTGTGAAGGCGAAGTAGTTCTAGAAACCTACAGCACTAAAGCTGAGATGACTGTTGATGTTTGGTCAGGTAATCATCCTTTCTACACTGGACAGCAAAGGTTTATAGACACTGAAGGCCGTGTTGAAAAATTCCAGAAGCGCTTTGGTGACAGCTATCGTAGGCAAAATAATAAGTCTTAGGCACATCTGTTGAGCACCATAAACGCACGAACACATGTAATAGGTCTGTGACAGACGGTACAATCGTATCGATCGAAGTGTTACTTTGATTTCACGTAAGTGCTAGTGCGAAATTCTCGCATAATACGAGGATAAGCTATTACCCACAATATCCCCAGGACAATAACTTTCCCCCACATAGTATCTAGATAGGGAACGCCTAAGGTGGAAAGAATGCTAATCAAAATAACAAAGATTACCGCCAAGATTAGGGATTTCAAGAATAGACGCACCATCTTACCTAAAGTAGGTTGGCCGGCCATCTGAACAGGTGTTTTTTCCACTTGTTTTACGCTCTTATTTTCCACCATAAGCCAATTGTATCCCCAAAGCACATCGCAGCCAAGGCAACGCCAATAATCAAATAAGGATAATGTCTACGCCTCCAGACCCCACGGGGCGTTGATATGGTCGGTAACCTGTTACCTGACTTGAACAGGTAAACTCGGAGTATGCATTCCAGCGTCCCTTGTCATTCTAATGAAAATGACACAGAACCGCAGCCGCTAATTCGCTTAAAACTAGGCGGGGTCAACTTTGTTCTACTTGGTACCGCTCATGTTTCCCGAGAAAGCGCCCAGGCGGTAGCGGATCTAATTGCTACGGAATCCTTCGACGCCGTAGCAATTGAACTTGACCAAAATCGCTATGCGGCTATCACGGAACCAGACCGCTGGGCCCAGCTTGATCTCTTTCAAGTAATACGTCAAGGTAAAGCGGGTATGGTAGCTGCTAACCTAGCACTGGGCGCCTTCCAAAAACGTTTAGCTGATCAAGTGGGCATTGAACCAGGTGAGGAAATGCGAGTTGCAATACATCATACCGAAGCTGCTGAATTGCCACTCTTATTGGTTGATCGTGACATAGGCATCACGTTACGCCGCACCTATCGTAATATACCTTGGTGGCAACGCTTTAGCCTGATGGGTGGCCTACTTTTCAGCACATTTTCCCGCCAAAATATTTCTCCCGAAGAGATAGAGAATCTTAAGCAAGGCGACATACTAGAAGCCACATTCGCCGAATTCTCAGAAGGTTCTCAAGCTCTTTTTACTCCACTGATAGCTGAGAGAGACCTATATATGGCTTGTAGGATTTACCTCGACGTTTTTGGCGGCAATTCTTATTCGTCCTACAAACACGTTTTGTTGATTGTCGGAGCAGGACACCTCCGAGGACTAGTGAAAAATCTTGAAACTGGAGTAACTAATCCAGCTGCTGAAATAGAACGATTGGAAAAAGTTCCTGCCCCTAGTCCGTGGCTAAAAATCATACCGTGGGTCATCGTGTCGCTTATCCTTACTGGGTTCGGGATTGGCTTCAACAGGAGCCCGGAACTAGGCCTAAAAATCATTATTGATTGGTTCTTAATTAATGGAGCTCTAGCTTCCATCGGTACCATACTTGCCCTTGCCCACCCGATGACGATAATAGGCACCTTTTTGGCTGCTCCTTTTACCTCTCTAAATCCCATGATAGGCGCTGGTTTTGTAGCTGCAGGCCTGGAATTATGGGCCCGAAAAC
Encoded here:
- the aroA gene encoding 3-phosphoshikimate 1-carboxyvinyltransferase, which translates into the protein MSLAPMGRVDMSFEVPGSKSLTNRALVLAALADGESVLEKALIAEDSQVMVEALRTLGISVEVEDDQFMVEGCGGRIPVKEADLDLRLSGTSIRFLTALVALGQGSFRLDGNQRMRERPIQDLLDALAGLGVKSEAQFQTGSPPVIVRADGIKGGKTHIAGDRSSQYLSALLMVAPLADAPVAIEVTGELQSKPFIDMTLALMADFGVMVDREGHNSFYVLPSAYQPQFHRIEGDAMSAGYFWAAAAASGGRVEIRNLGNSSLQGDRRITEILDEMGCQVIWRDHSCEVIGPRNGQLRGGDFDLNDMPDQAQTVAVLGMFADSPVTITNVANMRIKETDRLTALSTELRRLGVRVEEGTDSIVVHPLRTSPRCITIDTYGDHRMAMAFAIASIRFDLELKNPSCVAKTYPGFFDDWAMLRS
- a CDS encoding conjugal transfer protein TraB encodes the protein MHSSVPCHSNENDTEPQPLIRLKLGGVNFVLLGTAHVSRESAQAVADLIATESFDAVAIELDQNRYAAITEPDRWAQLDLFQVIRQGKAGMVAANLALGAFQKRLADQVGIEPGEEMRVAIHHTEAAELPLLLVDRDIGITLRRTYRNIPWWQRFSLMGGLLFSTFSRQNISPEEIENLKQGDILEATFAEFSEGSQALFTPLIAERDLYMACRIYLDVFGGNSYSSYKHVLLIVGAGHLRGLVKNLETGVTNPAAEIERLEKVPAPSPWLKIIPWVIVSLILTGFGIGFNRSPELGLKIIIDWFLINGALASIGTILALAHPMTIIGTFLAAPFTSLNPMIGAGFVAAGLELWARKPKISDFRDLRSDITTTKGWWSNRVARTLLIFIFATFGSALGTYLAGFRIFGKLFS
- a CDS encoding 50S ribosomal protein L31, translated to MKKDIHPKLVPCKIYCEGEVVLETYSTKAEMTVDVWSGNHPFYTGQQRFIDTEGRVEKFQKRFGDSYRRQNNKS